tagctgggtcatagaagagattaagaatgaaattaccaaatttttggaacaaaatgacaatgaagacacgaattatcataacctctgggatactgcaaaggcagtcctaagagggaaatttatagcactgcaagccttcctcaaaagaatggaaagagaggaagttaacaagttaatgggacgtctcaagcaactggaaaagaaagaactttccaattccaaacctagtagaagaaaagcaataaccaaaatcagagcagaattaaatgaaattgaaaacaaaaggattgattatacaacagatcaataaatcaaaaaattggttttttgaaaaggtcaataaaatagataaacctttagctaacctaaccaggaaaaaaaagagtaaaatctctaatttaatcaatcagaaatggcaaagacgaaataacaacagactcctcagaaattaaaaaatccttaatgaatattacaagaaactttattctcagaaatatgaacatctgaaggaaattgaccaatacttggaatacgtcaccttgcaagacttagccagaatcaagtgaaatgttgaacagccctatattaagttctgaaatagcatcaaccatacaaaatctccctaaaatgaaaagcctggaaccagatggcttcaggtcagaattctaccaaacccttaaagaggaaccagtacctatattactcaaccttttctaaaatatagaaaaagaaggaatactactgaACAtgatttatgaagcaaacatcaccttgatccccaaaccaggaaagacccaataagaaaagaaaattatagaccaatagcaCCAATGcatattgatgcaaaaacattaaacaagatcctaacaaacagaatccagcaacacatcaaagaaattatacaccatgaccaaaagggttttatcccagggtatcaaggctagttcaatatatgtaaatctataaatataattcagcacataaacaaatttaaaaacaaagaccatatgattctctcaattgatgcagaaaaacttttgataatatccagcatccttttatgatcagaacacttaggaaaatgggTATAGAGGGAACATTTCTTAagctaatagaggtcatctatagcaaatccacagccaacatcatattgaatggaattaaattgaaatcatttccagtcagatcaggaaccagacaaggttgcccattgtctccactgctctttaacattgtaatggaagttttaggtaATCAAGGGCATTTGTAAAGAGTCAGAAGACATAAAACTTTCACGCTtcacagatgataagattgtatatctggaaaacaccagggattctactacaaaactcttagaagtgatctaggaatatagcagtgtctcaagttacaaatcagcattcataaattggtagcctttatatataccaacaacagtgaagctgaaaaaatagttaaggactctattccattcactgtagtgccaaagaagatgaaatatttgggagtttaacaaaggatgtaaaagatctctataaagagaactatgaaactctaagaaaagaaatagctgaagatgttaacaaatgaaaaaacataccatgctcatggctgggaagaatcaacattgttaaaatgtccatactacccaaagcaatgtacaattttaatgcaatccctattaaagctccactgtcatactttaaagaccttgaaaaaataatacttcatttgatatggaatcagaaaaaaccttgaatagccaagacattattcagaaataaaaacaaagcaggaggaatcacactaccagacctcagactatactataaattgatagtgatcaaaacagcatggtactagcacaaaaacagagaagtagatgtctggaacagaatagataaccaataaatggctacttaccgttatttgatcttcaacaagccaattaaaaacattcagtggggaaaagattacctatttaacaaatggtgctggatgaactggctggcgacctgtagaagactgaaactggacccacacctttcaccattaactaagatagactctcactggattaaagatttaaacttaagacatgaaactataaaaatactagaagaacatgcagggaaaactcttgaagaaatcagcatgggcgaatattttatgaggaggaccccgggtaattgaagcaccatcaaaaatacaccactgggacctgatcaaactaaaaagcttctgcacagccaagaacacagtaagtcaagcaagcagacagccctctgaatgggagaagatatttttaggttatgtctctgacaaagctttaataaccagaatccacagagaactcaaacgtattagcaagaaaagaacaagcaatcccatatcagggtgggcaagggacttgaagagaactctgaagaagacaggcgcatggcctacagacatatgaaaaaatgcttatcatccttaattatcagagaaatgcaaatcaaaactactttgagatatcatctaactccagtaagatcagcccatatcacaaaatcccaagaccagagatgttggcgtggatgtggagaaaagggaacacttgtacactgctggtgggaatgcaaattaatacattacttttggaaagatgtttggagaacatgtagggatctaaaaatagacctgccattcgatcctacaattcctcttctaggtcatatccagaaaaccaaaaatcacattataacaaagatatttgtaccagatgtttattgcagcccaattcataattgctaagtcatcagAGAAGTCcaattgcccatcaacccatgaatggatcaataaattgtggtatatgtacaccatggaatattatacagccttaaagaaagatggagactttacctctttcatgtttacatggatggagctggaacatattcttcttagcaaagtatctcaagaatggaagaaaaagtatccaatttactcagccctactatgaaactaatttatagctttcatatgaaaagctataacccaattataatctaaggatatggggaaaggggaatgggagggatggaggatgatgggtggagggagggtaattggtgggaccatacctacagtgcatcttacaagcatacatgtgaaacttactaagtgtagaatataaatgtcttaacacaataactaataaaatgccaggaaggtgatgaaaatgtgtcaaattgtatataaaaccagtgtatggtgctccatgattgcataaatgtacacagttataatttaaaaaaaaaaaagatatttcactttccttgaaaaccaaaagaaaaaaaattttttttttctttattctattgtTAGCCGTCCTCCTAAActgataattttataaatgatccTGGTTCTCAGATCTTGGATTCCCAGCATATTGATGGCATTAACTTAACAGGGCAGAAAGGTTTCAACGTGAATCACAAATGTCCATCCTCCCAGGGGCCCTCTCCCCTGGCCAGCACTATACTTCCTTCTATAGATTATGTCACTCTTCTGCTCTCTGCAGGCTTTCCAACTTTTTCTGTCCTCCAATCTCTTCCCTGCCACACCCTCTTACCCCACACTCTCATTAGATGCCTTTTCCCTAGAGTTTGTATAGGAAAATGGAAGACATAAATGTGAATTAGTTTACctttactataataaaaatacaaaatttaccTGCTCAGGTTTTTCTCCTTCCATATTGTTGACTGCAATGGCTAATTTCTATACTTATGCtgaattttcatgtttctgtattCCAAACAGTACATTCACATGTTACATAGGGATTTCATCCTCAGAAGAGACTTTAGGACCTCAAAGCATCAAATTAACATTATGCACTTGAGAAACAAAGAATATCATAAGTGGTTCtttataattagttttaaaatactCTAGGGAATATACCTAAGAAATATATCTTCTCTCCTTGTTCTTAAGAAAAATATAGTGAGTCAACATTTACAGGTAagtcattttctacattttttttttattacaaatgcaTCTgttatacaatgtgaaatgctcacACTGATTAACATTAATGGTCTTTGTGGTAGGACAATTGCacttttttcttaatagttttgaaatgtaccattgcattatgtacactgaaccctataaatgcatcaatgtacacagttatgatttaataaataaaaatataaaataaataaaataataaaaaaaatcagtggggaCATGGgagcttgaaaaaatatataaaaaatttactttttgtgtATGTCTACCTATATGTCAATATAtcattgactttttaaaagtcaattattGTATGCAAGCTTCTCTGATATGTGAGATTAAATAAATGATGGCTTTAGGGTGCAATTTTTGcagtcatattttattttcacaatggACCGAGAGGGCTCTAAGCTGGAAGCTTAGTCCACTTTTAATCATCATCTGTGGTTCCCTAAACAAACATTTTCTTGAGTGGATTAGTGTTACAAAAATGGGAACCAAAAATATCCACACtcttcttaataaaatagaattgttTATCTGCTGTTCAAATGCTACTTTTTCAGAAAAATCCTCTCTAAATATTCATCTAAAAGCATATcaccttcatttctttaatagaACCTACTTTACACCTTAAATTATATCATATATTCTTTCTATGTGTTTAACATGTTTCCTCTACTATAATGTATGCtccatgaaaatagaaaatgatttaCTATTGTAAAAGCCCAGAAATTGGAACAGAAAAGATAACAAGCTCTGCTGTGTACATGAATATATGGGTAGATGAAgttacaaaggaaaaatagacacTATAGTTCTATACCTTCTTACACATATATCAAGAGTTAAATTTTACTACTTTAATGTTCTTTCCATGAATAAAATTAAGCCAGACAACTAAGAATTTTAAGTAAACATGttgtaattaatttaatttccatttctatcTGAAACAATAGAATATCAGAAATGAAGGGACCCTGGTGACTGAAATTCCTTTATTTGTCCATTTGAATGATGCAAATAACCTGTTACTTGGCATATCTGATTTTCATTCATTTGGGTTTTTTGCTTCCTTACAAAGTTAGAAAAAATTACCAAATGTGGAGTTCCCCTAGAAGACAGATATAAATGTACACATGTATGAAGGAATATGTCTCTTTCTAAATGTAATTAtaacatgtgtgtgtgcatgtgtggttgAGATatagagaggaacagagagatgGGTGACATAGAGATACAGGGTGAAAATGCTAGGCATGAATTGTGATGTGTTCGTTGAAAGGAGAAGAGTGCCTGTCCCagggatgaatgaataaacaagtgaATAATACCTGGATGGAATAAATACAGAATCTGGTTGAGATGAAAATTTTTATACATAGTTTTTGtcacttactgttttttttttttttgtagagacagagtctcactttactgcctttggtagagcaccgtggcgtcacacggctcacagcaacctctagctcttgggcttcagcgattctcctgcctcagcctccccagcagctgggactacgggagcccatcacaataccccgctattttttggttgcagttcagccggtgctgggtttgaacccgccaccctcggtacatggggccggcaccctactcactgagccataggagccacctGTCACTTACTGTTTTTAAGGGACAAGAAGATGTTGTCCCCAAATCACACCGTGGTGACGGAATTTATTCTCCTGGGACTCACAGACGACCCCGTGCAGGAGAGGATTCTGTTCGCGGTGTTTCTGGCCATCTACCTCATCACGCTGGCGGGGAATCTGGGCATGGTCGTGCTGATCAGGACCAGCTCCCACCTCCAAAcgcccatgtacttcttcctcagcCACCTCTCCTTTGTGGACATTTGCTACTCCTCCAATGTCACCCCGCACGTGCTGCACGACCTCCTCTGGGACCGCAGGGCCATCTCCTCCGGCGGCTGCTTCGCGCAGTGTCTGCTCTTCATCGCTCTGGTCATCACCGAGCTCTACATCTTGGCCGCGATGGGCCTGGACCGCTACGTGGCCATCTGCAGCCCGCTCCGTTACTCCTCCAGGATGTCCCCGAGCGTCTGCGCCTCCCTGGTCACCGCCACCTACGTGTTCGGCTTCCTGAACGGACTCTCCCAGGCGCTGCTGACCTTCCGCTTGCCCTTCTGTGGCTCCGCTGAGATCAACCACTTCTACTGCGCGGATCCTCCCCTTCTCCTGCTGGCCTGCGGCGACACCCGGGTCAAGAAGATGGCCATGCGCGTGGTCGCCGGCTTCACCCTCTCCAGCTCTCTCTCGGTCATTCTCCTCTCCTACCTGCTCATCTCTGCCACGGTCTCGCGGATGCGTTCTGCGGAAGGCAGGCGCAGAGCCGTTTCCACCTGTGGTTCCCACCTGACCATCGTCTCTCTGTTTTATGGGACGCTCTTCTGCATGTATTTAAGGCCTCCATCAGAGAAGTCTGTCGAGGAATCCAAAATAATCGCAGTCTTTTATACTTTTCTGAGCCCAATGCTGAACCCCTTGATCTACAGCCTGAGGAACAAAGACGTGATCCTTGCCATGCAGCAAATGACTAGGAGacatttctttcctaaaattGCAGTTTAGACTTCAGTTGATTTGTAATCACTGTGTGCCTGGGATAACACAGTGATTCTTTTTAACACATAAGCCTACTACCTGCTATTCTGTGGTCATGATTTGTTTAACATCATGGACTCTTAGTGACTACTTTAGTTACTTTCTTCTCAAAATTAACACCTTGAAGAGGGATTGTCCCTATCATGTGGCTTTCTCATTTTCCACTTACTGACACATAGAGTTGATCATGAGCATGGTTGTTTATTAAATTTTTCACAGAGAAAATATATCCTGAAGAAGCATACAGACTGTTCTCTGTGGAACACCTGGTGCAATGTAGGTCAACAGTAGGGAGGCTCTTGGAGCATTAAGCAAAGCTccaatattaaattattattatttttttttttttgtagtttttggccagggttgggtttgaacccaccacctctagcatatgggactggtgctctatccctttgagccacaggtgccacccttcaaTATTAAATTATTGCATGCTTGGAGGCTACTGAGAAGTAGAGATTAGGGTCATGTGGAAGATCAAGATTAGTCTCAAATCATCTTTATTCTTAGTGTTCTTATTTAGTTTTTGGCtgcataagaaaataatttaactgcAATTGCCATGATTTGATTAATATACATTGTAGTCTTTTATCAAAACATctcatgtaccctataaatatatatgacaattatgtacccataacaattaaaaattaaaaaattaaaaaatgtaattctacCTTCAAAATTCTCAACCCAAGCCTAACTGGTTTTGTCTACTgctagattttaaaaagtgatatgaCTGTGTGTGTCTGAAAGCCCAATCTTAGTTAAAGGACCAGATGTGCAGTGTGAGCAGGCAGGTGCACTTGGAATACCAGTGAGCTTTGTTACCGAGCACACTAGATGCTCTCCAAGGTCATTTAAGAATTTGGGTTTAACAAAACATGTCCAGCATTTAGTTAGATTTCCTTCTGAAGCTATTGATTATAAAATACAAACCATAATATTATCTTGTCATACATATATAGAAAGATGgcacaggaaaagagaaaaaaggataaaGTGTTTATGTTGACAGAGAAGAGAAGTCTTGATCTGTGATCCTGGAAAAGCTATTCTCATCTAGGACACTGTCTTCTTCTGGGAGGAAGCCTTCTATGGTCAGTTTTAACTTGATATTTCCTACAGATGTGCATTTCCCAAATCTGGATAGGTCCTCTTGTGCTGAGAGATGTGGACCAAAGGCTCAAGGCCTGAAGTTTTGTTATAGTGTGGGTCATGAGAATAACTTGGCCTCTTCACTTCCAAGTTAATTTCaagagaagtctttttttttcatatagtttTCAGAAGACTCACTCTTCATGTTCAAGATTACTGAAAGGTCTGTTTCTTATCATTTTGTGAGTCAAGAATGGCTTCCTTTACCAGATAAGAATATACTTGACGTGATCCTATGAAACTTTGCAATAGTAAGTCATGTAAAGTATGTGAGAACAGGAGATACAGGAGGTCATCCAGTAACTATTTAATAATGTATTAGTGTTTCAAGTATGGGTGGATGTGATGGCCATTGTGGACATTGATATCAGTATTGGGTTCTGGAAATCCAGCAAATTTAGTTAGTTTTGTCAATTTAGTTTTCAGATGCTATTTATCCTGTTGACTTTCCTAGATGACTGAGGATGACAGAGACAATGGTAATACCAT
This is a stretch of genomic DNA from Nycticebus coucang isolate mNycCou1 chromosome 14, mNycCou1.pri, whole genome shotgun sequence. It encodes these proteins:
- the LOC128565887 gene encoding olfactory receptor 5M10-like, translating into MLSPNHTVVTEFILLGLTDDPVQERILFAVFLAIYLITLAGNLGMVVLIRTSSHLQTPMYFFLSHLSFVDICYSSNVTPHVLHDLLWDRRAISSGGCFAQCLLFIALVITELYILAAMGLDRYVAICSPLRYSSRMSPSVCASLVTATYVFGFLNGLSQALLTFRLPFCGSAEINHFYCADPPLLLLACGDTRVKKMAMRVVAGFTLSSSLSVILLSYLLISATVSRMRSAEGRRRAVSTCGSHLTIVSLFYGTLFCMYLRPPSEKSVEESKIIAVFYTFLSPMLNPLIYSLRNKDVILAMQQMTRRHFFPKIAV